In Parasteatoda tepidariorum isolate YZ-2023 chromosome 2, CAS_Ptep_4.0, whole genome shotgun sequence, one DNA window encodes the following:
- the LOC107454728 gene encoding membrane progestin receptor gamma isoform X1 has translation MTKFIPVLIKSWVYIHAKYNLLISKLCLSQEVKNYFLLNAYKEKMSQILPTSPDISLYKDEEIPPHLREVAILTGYRSPSSSAKECALSVFFATNETLNFWTHFIPTFYFMYQLFTFWDILKVISDSYYWPFVIYMFTICLYPLISALAHTFCSISDMARHVWFFLDYGGLSLYGYGAGLLIKAYSFPTELAGTLFDKFYLEVLVFFCIACNISACFSRFLENLLLIKIFRLGAFALPWIWDQIPVIYRLNYSADILPSALEHYNLQFFFSFCIGFFYSSHLPERLAPGKFDFLGNSHQLLHISGIMATHHQLSAVIIDMTHRKDMLLTEKHVIPEYWSLHVFFLVSFTICITIMIFVLWARHYEKNREDLKRDQ, from the exons ATGACTAAATTTATCCCTGTTTTAATCAAGAGCTGGGTTT ATATCCATGCCAAATACAACCTGTTGATATCCAAATTATGTTTAAGTCAAGAAgtaaaaaa CTACTTTTTGCTAAATGCGTATAAAGAGAAAATGAGCCAAATACTCCCGACCTCTCCGGATATCTCTCTCTATAAAGATGAGGAAATCCCTCCACACCTCAGAGAAGTAGCTATTTTGACTGGTTATCGTTCACCTTCAAGTTCAGCCAAAGAATGTGCCCTGAGTGTCTTCTTTGCCACTAATGAAACCTTAAATTTTTGGACTCACTTTATTCCAACCTTCTATTTTATGTACCAATTGTTTACATTCTGGGACATATTAAAAGTCATATCTGATTCGTACTACTGGCCATTTGTGATATACATGTTTACAATATGCCTCTACCCACTCATAAGTGCCCTGGCTCATACATTCTGCAGCATATCGGATATGGCACGCCACGTCTGGTTCTTTCTCGACTACGGCGGCTTAAGTTTATACGGTTACGGGGCTGGCCTTCTCATCAAAGCGTATTCTTTTCCGACCGAATTAGCCGGAACGCTTTTTGATAAATTCTATTTGGAAGTGTTGGTGTTCTTTTGTATTGCGTGCAACATATCTGCGTGTTTTTCtcgatttttagaaaatctacttctcatcaaaatatttagacTCGGAGCCTTCGCCTTGCCTTGGATTTGGGACCAAATTCCGGTGATTTACCGATTGAATTACAGTGCCGACATTCTTCCGTCTGCATTGGAGCATTACAACTTGCAATTCTTTTTCTCATTCTGCATCGGTTTCTTCTACTCGTCTCATTTGCCGGAGCGTCTCGCTCCGGGAAAGTTTGATTTTCTAGGAAATAGTCATCAGCTGCTGCATATATCTGGAATAATGGCAACTCACCACCAGTTGAGTGCCGTCATAATAGATATGACACATAGAAAAGACATGCTTTTAACTGAGAAACATGTTATTCCCGAGTACTGGtctttacatgtttttttcttagtatCATTTACTATCTGTATTACTATAATGATTTTTGTACTGTGGGCAAGACATTATGAGAAGAACCGTGAAGATTTGAAGCGAGACCAATGA
- the LOC107454728 gene encoding membrane progestin receptor gamma isoform X2: MLYFMNIHAKYNLLISKLCLSQEVKNYFLLNAYKEKMSQILPTSPDISLYKDEEIPPHLREVAILTGYRSPSSSAKECALSVFFATNETLNFWTHFIPTFYFMYQLFTFWDILKVISDSYYWPFVIYMFTICLYPLISALAHTFCSISDMARHVWFFLDYGGLSLYGYGAGLLIKAYSFPTELAGTLFDKFYLEVLVFFCIACNISACFSRFLENLLLIKIFRLGAFALPWIWDQIPVIYRLNYSADILPSALEHYNLQFFFSFCIGFFYSSHLPERLAPGKFDFLGNSHQLLHISGIMATHHQLSAVIIDMTHRKDMLLTEKHVIPEYWSLHVFFLVSFTICITIMIFVLWARHYEKNREDLKRDQ; encoded by the exons atgctttattttatga ATATCCATGCCAAATACAACCTGTTGATATCCAAATTATGTTTAAGTCAAGAAgtaaaaaa CTACTTTTTGCTAAATGCGTATAAAGAGAAAATGAGCCAAATACTCCCGACCTCTCCGGATATCTCTCTCTATAAAGATGAGGAAATCCCTCCACACCTCAGAGAAGTAGCTATTTTGACTGGTTATCGTTCACCTTCAAGTTCAGCCAAAGAATGTGCCCTGAGTGTCTTCTTTGCCACTAATGAAACCTTAAATTTTTGGACTCACTTTATTCCAACCTTCTATTTTATGTACCAATTGTTTACATTCTGGGACATATTAAAAGTCATATCTGATTCGTACTACTGGCCATTTGTGATATACATGTTTACAATATGCCTCTACCCACTCATAAGTGCCCTGGCTCATACATTCTGCAGCATATCGGATATGGCACGCCACGTCTGGTTCTTTCTCGACTACGGCGGCTTAAGTTTATACGGTTACGGGGCTGGCCTTCTCATCAAAGCGTATTCTTTTCCGACCGAATTAGCCGGAACGCTTTTTGATAAATTCTATTTGGAAGTGTTGGTGTTCTTTTGTATTGCGTGCAACATATCTGCGTGTTTTTCtcgatttttagaaaatctacttctcatcaaaatatttagacTCGGAGCCTTCGCCTTGCCTTGGATTTGGGACCAAATTCCGGTGATTTACCGATTGAATTACAGTGCCGACATTCTTCCGTCTGCATTGGAGCATTACAACTTGCAATTCTTTTTCTCATTCTGCATCGGTTTCTTCTACTCGTCTCATTTGCCGGAGCGTCTCGCTCCGGGAAAGTTTGATTTTCTAGGAAATAGTCATCAGCTGCTGCATATATCTGGAATAATGGCAACTCACCACCAGTTGAGTGCCGTCATAATAGATATGACACATAGAAAAGACATGCTTTTAACTGAGAAACATGTTATTCCCGAGTACTGGtctttacatgtttttttcttagtatCATTTACTATCTGTATTACTATAATGATTTTTGTACTGTGGGCAAGACATTATGAGAAGAACCGTGAAGATTTGAAGCGAGACCAATGA
- the LOC107454728 gene encoding membrane progestin receptor gamma isoform X3 translates to MSQILPTSPDISLYKDEEIPPHLREVAILTGYRSPSSSAKECALSVFFATNETLNFWTHFIPTFYFMYQLFTFWDILKVISDSYYWPFVIYMFTICLYPLISALAHTFCSISDMARHVWFFLDYGGLSLYGYGAGLLIKAYSFPTELAGTLFDKFYLEVLVFFCIACNISACFSRFLENLLLIKIFRLGAFALPWIWDQIPVIYRLNYSADILPSALEHYNLQFFFSFCIGFFYSSHLPERLAPGKFDFLGNSHQLLHISGIMATHHQLSAVIIDMTHRKDMLLTEKHVIPEYWSLHVFFLVSFTICITIMIFVLWARHYEKNREDLKRDQ, encoded by the coding sequence ATGAGCCAAATACTCCCGACCTCTCCGGATATCTCTCTCTATAAAGATGAGGAAATCCCTCCACACCTCAGAGAAGTAGCTATTTTGACTGGTTATCGTTCACCTTCAAGTTCAGCCAAAGAATGTGCCCTGAGTGTCTTCTTTGCCACTAATGAAACCTTAAATTTTTGGACTCACTTTATTCCAACCTTCTATTTTATGTACCAATTGTTTACATTCTGGGACATATTAAAAGTCATATCTGATTCGTACTACTGGCCATTTGTGATATACATGTTTACAATATGCCTCTACCCACTCATAAGTGCCCTGGCTCATACATTCTGCAGCATATCGGATATGGCACGCCACGTCTGGTTCTTTCTCGACTACGGCGGCTTAAGTTTATACGGTTACGGGGCTGGCCTTCTCATCAAAGCGTATTCTTTTCCGACCGAATTAGCCGGAACGCTTTTTGATAAATTCTATTTGGAAGTGTTGGTGTTCTTTTGTATTGCGTGCAACATATCTGCGTGTTTTTCtcgatttttagaaaatctacttctcatcaaaatatttagacTCGGAGCCTTCGCCTTGCCTTGGATTTGGGACCAAATTCCGGTGATTTACCGATTGAATTACAGTGCCGACATTCTTCCGTCTGCATTGGAGCATTACAACTTGCAATTCTTTTTCTCATTCTGCATCGGTTTCTTCTACTCGTCTCATTTGCCGGAGCGTCTCGCTCCGGGAAAGTTTGATTTTCTAGGAAATAGTCATCAGCTGCTGCATATATCTGGAATAATGGCAACTCACCACCAGTTGAGTGCCGTCATAATAGATATGACACATAGAAAAGACATGCTTTTAACTGAGAAACATGTTATTCCCGAGTACTGGtctttacatgtttttttcttagtatCATTTACTATCTGTATTACTATAATGATTTTTGTACTGTGGGCAAGACATTATGAGAAGAACCGTGAAGATTTGAAGCGAGACCAATGA